One part of the Marispirochaeta sp. genome encodes these proteins:
- a CDS encoding DUF5677 domain-containing protein: MKVYDWNWFRERITEFLKTNSTKHLNFLKYIEDIDSILQEALNQKISPVSSRPHDYLACITMTRCFRLLISGLSLILSGFPECASNLDRSIWEIGIRLSYINEKDPIGGAFGWILSSYESDIKMLKAEYEYRIQKNDDFGNLLTNLQSKEKELKAIEEKMGEMNLDPTKMKNKFGSISIGNICDNLNIRKAYDVSYNFLSGFVHEQLKATDDITFKKDDRLFFSLGPNEMNLMETKAQIFDIIQDTLIVIGTGNELLEKNSLSKRVNELLDDLSKQDILN, encoded by the coding sequence ATGAAAGTTTATGATTGGAATTGGTTTAGAGAAAGAATCACAGAATTTTTAAAGACAAACTCTACAAAACACCTGAATTTTTTAAAATATATTGAAGATATTGATTCAATATTACAAGAAGCACTAAATCAAAAGATTTCACCTGTTTCCTCTCGCCCACATGATTATTTAGCATGCATCACAATGACAAGATGTTTCAGACTATTGATTTCAGGGCTTAGTCTTATTCTCTCTGGTTTTCCAGAATGTGCTAGTAATTTGGATAGAAGTATCTGGGAAATTGGGATTAGATTGTCATATATAAATGAGAAGGATCCAATAGGTGGTGCTTTTGGATGGATTCTATCTTCTTATGAATCAGATATAAAAATGCTTAAAGCAGAATATGAATACAGAATACAAAAAAATGATGATTTTGGGAATCTTTTAACAAATCTTCAATCAAAAGAAAAAGAGCTGAAAGCAATAGAAGAAAAAATGGGAGAAATGAATCTTGATCCAACTAAGATGAAAAATAAATTCGGCTCAATTAGTATTGGAAATATTTGTGATAATCTAAATATTCGAAAAGCATATGATGTCAGTTACAATTTTTTGAGTGGCTTTGTTCATGAGCAGCTCAAAGCAACTGATGATATAACTTTTAAAAAAGATGACCGATTATTCTTTTCTCTTGGTCCAAATGAAATGAATTTAATGGAAACAAAGGCACAAATATTTGATATTATTCAGGATACATTAATTGTAATTGGGACTGGGAACGAGTTGTTAGAAAAAAACAGCTTATCAAAAAGAGTAAATGAATTACTTGATGACTTGTCGAAACAAGACATACTTAATTAA